The Gimesia chilikensis nucleotide sequence CAATTCAACCGGCTGGCGTGGAAATTCCGTACCAGCCAGGCATCCCCCGCCAATAAGTTAAGTTTCCCAATACAAAATTCCAGTGAGTACAGCGAGGGAATTCCGATCCCTCCGTTTCATACAGACCATCGACTTGATAGAAAGAACTCCACATGGCTCTCGAACGCACCCTGATCCTGATTAAACCCGATGCGGTTCAGCGCCGGCTCGCCGGCACCATCCTGTCCCGCTTCGAAAACAAAGGCCTCAAAATTGTCGGCCTCAAACTCATGCAGGTCACCAAGGAACTCTCCGCCGAACATTACGCAGAACATGTGGAAAAGCCGTTCTACCCGCTGCTCGAAGAATTCATCACCTCCGGCCCGGTTATTGCCATCGCCGCTGAAGGACCGGAAGCCATTTCCGTCGTCCGCTCCATGATGGGATCCACCAACGGTCGCGAATCCGCTCCAGGCACCATTCGGGGTGACTTTGGCGTCAGCCGCCAGATGAACCTCGTCCACGGTAGCGATGGCCCCGAAGCTGC carries:
- the ndk gene encoding nucleoside-diphosphate kinase; this encodes MALERTLILIKPDAVQRRLAGTILSRFENKGLKIVGLKLMQVTKELSAEHYAEHVEKPFYPLLEEFITSGPVIAIAAEGPEAISVVRSMMGSTNGRESAPGTIRGDFGVSRQMNLVHGSDGPEAAAREIPIYFKPEELVDYESSLSAWVCADDEK